One window of the Eucalyptus grandis isolate ANBG69807.140 chromosome 8, ASM1654582v1, whole genome shotgun sequence genome contains the following:
- the LOC104457140 gene encoding disease resistance protein RPP2B, with product MEYIMKVLNSCDFDTTIGVQVLVEKSLITKERETIQMHDLIQLIGMDIVKQECRNDPGRRSRLWLCEDVRDVLSGEMGTNAVKAIVLVLPKTKAIDIGPDAFTNMRRLRLVIMINVHNSFQGPISLPNELRWFEWPECPWFPEFSSCPNKLVGLDLHKTNIQVVREQFKDFGKLKYLNFSECPSVVCIPDLNLTPNLKELDLHGCKHLERAHESVPYHTKLRLLNLKGCSNLHQLPNVLQSKNLEILNLTGCSKLQRFPDIPDKIEGLEELYLKGTSIEELPTSIENLVSLENLSLINCKKLANLPSTIYKLPNLESLILHGCSKLIKFPKEGDFSVLHGKTGFPKLQFLGLEGCNLLEVEFLENNSCFPYLTELYLSKQNFAKLPTCRRLHNLRALVVSECRQLQEIEKLWGVDPFGPNDSSSFQFGVRESGGAIVKKCGFRLLCKPLEDDLETLYQDDQLLDPALLYEIWHDNKETTTEEESSAHLSLRRWLGHEDNSITRSEEDRESEIEEYDANWDVSEPADIMADFSVEKYRYSGTRTSYKNIIPRGDMREEFVSIEGGTISFMVSQDFYDKFLGLYLKPNVLWGMLEGAVDFLEFDEDYLRFSLTLIVSGGTMEKLGYVLRCKQLDDELKAVLEDNQLVDPASLCELEYRVLTQVSPAVKWRNWRHMKDQSGRGKWSSIGSQLLRKLSLRSQRDKLGTGHLSC from the exons ATGGAGTACATCATGAAAGTCCTTAACAGTTGCGACTTTGACACAACTATTGGAGTACAAGTTCTTGTTGAGAAGTCCTTAATAACTAAAGAACGGGAGACAAtacaaatgcatgacttgattcagTTGATTGGCATGGATATTGTTAAACAAGAATGTCGCAATGATCCTGGAAGACGCAGCAGGTTATGGCTTTGTGAAGATGTTCGTGATGTTCTATCAGGGGAAATG GGAACAAATGCAGTAAAAGCCATAGTTTTGGTTTTACCCAAGACAAAAGCAATAGACATAGGTCCCGATGCTTTCACAAACATGAGAAGATTGAGGTTGGTCATCATGATTAATGTGCATAACTCTTTCCAAGGTCCTATCAGTCTTCCTAATGAACTGAGATGGTTTGAATGGCCTGAATGTCCTTGGTTTCCCGAATTTTCCTCTTGTCCAAATAAGTTGGTTGGGCTTGATCTGCACAAAACCAACATCCAAGTCGTGAGGGAGCAATTCAAG GACTTTGGAAAATTGAAGTACCTTAATTTCAGTGAATGTCCATCGGTGGTTTGTATTCCGGACCTCAATTTGACTCCAAATCTCAAGGAACTGGATCTCCATGGATGCAAACATTTGGAGCGTGCTCATGAATCAGTTCCATATCACACCAAGTTACGATTGTTGAATTTAAAAGGGTGCTCTAACCTTCATCAGCTCCCTAATGTGCTCCAATCCAAGAATCTTGAAATTCTCAATCTTACTGGTTGCTCAAAGTTGCAAAGATTCCCTGATATTCCGGATAAAATCGAAGGCTTGGAAGAACTTTATTTAAAAGGGACTTCAATTGAGGAACTTCCTACTTCcatagaaaatcttgtctctttGGAGAACTTgagtttaattaattgcaagAAACTAGCAAACCTCCCATCTACCATTTACAAGTTGCCAAATCTTGAGAGCTTGATACTTCATGGTTGTTCAAAACTAATCAAGTTTCCAAAGGAGGGGGATTTTAGTGTTCTGCATGGCAAGACGGGATTTCCTAAGCTACAGTTCTTAGGGCTTGAAGGATGCAATCTACTAGAAGTAGAGTTCCTAGAGAATAATTCATGTTTTCCGTACTTAACAGAATTGTATTTGTCCAAACAAAATTTTGCTAAGCTTCCAACATGCAGGCGGCTACATAATTTACGCGCATTGGTTGTTTCAGAATGCCGACAGCTACAAGAGATTG AGAAGCTATGGGGCGTAGACCCTTTTGGTCCAAATGACTCGAGTTCTTTCCAGTTTGGTGTTAGAGAATCGGGTGGTGCTATTGTAAAAAAGTGCGGATTTCGATTACTATGCAAGCCGCTAGAGGATGATTTGGAGACTTTGTATCAAGATGACCAGTTGCTAGATCCAGCTTTGCTCTATGAGATTTGGCATGACAATAAAGAAACGACCACAGAGGAAGAAAGTTCAGCCCATCTCTCACTTCGg CGGTGGCTGGGCCATGAAGATAACAGCATAACAAGGTCAGAGGAAGACCGTGAAAGTGAAATAGAAGAATACGACGCTAACTGGGATGTATCCGAACCCGCCGATATCATGGCTGACTTTTCAGTTgag AAGTATCGCTATTCTGGAACTCGTACTTCCTACAAAAATATTATTCCCAGAGGAGATATGCGAGAGGAGTTTGTCTCTATTGAAGGTGGTACCATATCTTTCATGGTTTCACAGGACTTTTATGATAAGTTCTTGGGATTG TATCTCAAACCAAATGTGTTGTGGGGAATGTTGGAGGGAGCAgttgattttcttgaatttgatgaggATTACTTACGATTTAGCCTTACACTCATAGTGTCGGGTGGAACCATGGAAAAGTTGGGATATGTGCTAAGATGCAAGCAACTGGATGATGAATTGAAGGCTGTGCTTGAAGACAATCAATTAGTAGATCCAGCTTCACTTTGTGAATTAGAGTATAGAGTTCTTACGCAAGTTTCTCCCGCAGTCAAATGGAGGAACTGGAGGCATATGAAAGATCAATCGGGAAGAGGCAAGTGGAGTAGTATTGGCTCGCAGCTCTTAAGGAAGCTGTCATTAAGAAGCCAGCGAGACAAATTAGGAACTGGACATCTGTCTTGTTGA
- the LOC104457300 gene encoding disease resistance protein RPV1 has translation MILVFVSISLLVQINIHMRDKAATRPDTKHSEEAHQPSSPLKAASSNLKVNYHVFLSFRGMDIQNNFLGHLYAALDQKGIYTYIDSEELQKGEQITPALIKAIENSCIAIIVFSKDYAFSPWCLEEVEKIMECKEQRGLMVFPLFYKVEPKEVRTPRGSYQKAMVEHESKFGRDSEKVKRWKKALYNAGSLSGWDLNDNDEADSIKSIVREISMQLNQTPLYVAKHPVGLCSRVVELESMLNLESHDVLMIGLWGQEETSKDSKDLAHLQEKLLSEILPGKGLTVFSVDGEDLEALELFNKHAFLTSKEKVIRRDLVDSALHYANGLPLALKVLGYFLCGRRE, from the exons ATGATCTTGGTTTtcgtttctatttctttattagtACAAATTAATATCCACATGAGAGATAAAGCTGCAACGCGACCAGACACTAAGCATTCTGAGGAAGCACATCAACCTTCATCTCCTCTAAAGGCCGCTTCTTCGAATCTAAAAGTGAATTACCACGTCTTCCTGAGTTTTCGAGGTATGGACATTCAAAACAACTTTCTTGGTCATCTCTATGCGGCTCTTGATCAGAAAGGAATCTACACTTACATTGATAGCGAGGAGCTTCAAAAAGGCGAACAAATAACACCGGCACTCATTAAGGCAATCGAGAACTCATGCATTGCAATCATCGTTTTCTCTAAGGACTATGCTTTCTCACCGTGGTGTTTGGAAGAGGTGGAGAAAATCATGGAATGCAAGGAGCAAAGAGGACTCATGGTGTTTCCattgttttacaaagtggaacctaAAGAAGTGAGAACACCAAGAGGGAGCTACCAAAAAGCTATGGTTGAGCATGAGAGCAAGTTTGGGAGAGATtcagagaaagtgaagagatggaagaaggcTCTTTATAACGCTGGTAGCTTGTCCGGGTGGGATTTGAACGATAA TGATGAAGCGGATTCTATAAAGAGCATTGTGCGGGAGATCTCTATGCAGCTAAACCAAACGCCCTTATATGTTGCCAAGCATCCGGTTGGATTATGTTCACGGGTTGTAGAGTTGGAATCAATGTTAAATCTTGAGTCTCATGATGTTCTCATGATAGGGTTATGGGGACAGGAG GAAACTTCCAAAGATTCCAAGGATTTAGCtcatttgcaagaaaaattgttgTCCGAGATATTGCCAGGAAAAGGATTAACAGTGTTTAGTGTTGATGGAG AGGATTTGGAagctcttgaacttttcaataaACATGCTTTTCTTACAAGTAAGGAAAAAGTGATAAGGAGGGATCTTGTGGATAGTGCTTTGCATTATGCTAATGGACTTCCTTTAGCACTTAAGGTATTGGGCTATTTCCTATGTGGTAGAAGAGAATAG